In one window of Marinifilum sp. JC120 DNA:
- a CDS encoding ketoacyl-ACP synthase III, with the protein MSTFSHIRGLGFHVPERLYTNSDLEKFVDTNDEWITTRTGIKQRHVVENETCLDLAYEASLKALKAADMEAEELTHVIIATFTGDMPVPTTSCLLMERLGIKNRAAMDLSAACSGFVYAVEVARALINLDPTAKILVCGAEVVTSRVNWEDRTTCVLFGDGAGAAVMTAGTDGDPGKVIDTLVRADGGPGMNLTIKGAGSAYPYKMGDTVGVENFVEMQGREIYKHAVRSMTSISNEILEKQGLTTEDVDVLLPHQANMRIIEAVGKKLGISREKVFANVDKYGNTSAASIPIALADAKESGFIKDGDLVLLATFGGGLTWGSSLIQF; encoded by the coding sequence ATGAGTACTTTCTCACACATCAGGGGCCTTGGTTTCCATGTCCCTGAGCGACTATACACAAACAGTGACCTTGAAAAATTCGTTGATACCAACGATGAATGGATAACCACCCGCACCGGAATCAAACAACGCCATGTTGTTGAGAACGAAACATGTCTGGATCTGGCTTATGAGGCATCTCTGAAAGCCCTTAAAGCAGCAGACATGGAAGCGGAAGAGCTCACCCACGTAATCATTGCCACCTTCACCGGCGATATGCCTGTTCCCACCACATCCTGCCTGCTCATGGAGCGGCTGGGTATCAAAAACAGAGCAGCCATGGACCTTTCTGCGGCCTGTTCCGGTTTTGTCTACGCTGTAGAGGTGGCCCGGGCACTGATCAATCTCGACCCCACTGCGAAAATTCTGGTTTGCGGCGCTGAAGTCGTCACCAGCCGGGTAAACTGGGAAGACCGGACCACCTGCGTGCTCTTCGGAGATGGCGCGGGAGCGGCAGTTATGACTGCCGGAACAGACGGAGACCCCGGGAAAGTAATCGACACCCTCGTCCGCGCTGACGGCGGTCCGGGTATGAACCTGACCATCAAAGGCGCAGGTTCCGCTTACCCATATAAAATGGGCGATACCGTAGGTGTTGAAAACTTCGTAGAAATGCAAGGCCGTGAAATTTACAAACACGCAGTCCGCTCCATGACCTCCATTTCCAATGAAATCCTTGAAAAACAGGGTCTCACCACTGAAGATGTGGACGTACTGCTGCCCCATCAGGCCAACATGCGCATCATTGAGGCCGTGGGCAAAAAACTAGGCATCTCCCGCGAAAAAGTATTTGCGAACGTGGACAAATACGGCAACACTTCCGCCGCATCCATCCCCATCGCTCTTGCCGACGCAAAGGAATCCGGTTTTATCAAGGATGGTGACCTGGTACTTCTGGCCACCTTTGGCGGTGGGCTGACCTGGGGATCATCACTTATCCAGTTTTAA
- the fabF gene encoding beta-ketoacyl-[acyl-carrier-protein] synthase II: MNRVVVTGVSAITPLGNDIDTSWDNLLAGKSGIAEVTAFDASEYTARIAGEIKGFDAKEFIPHKQAKRMERFTQFAVAANQMLMESTGLKLEGDDRERAGVIIGVGLGGLETIEKQHAKLEKSGPKKITPFFIPIIIGNMAAGQVSIFAEAQGPNLCMCTACASGTHSIGAAYTDIMLGRADVMICGGAESTITPLGFAGFTAMKALSTRNDDPATASRPFDGGRDGFVMGEGAGLLLLESLEHAQKRGAEILAEVVGFGASSDAYHMTAPPEDGAGMARAMNAAIREAKIDPSEIDHINAHGTSTKLNDSCETKAIKKVFGDHAKNIAISANKSQIGHLLGGAGGVEAAFAVKTLSTGIIPGTANQIEADPECDLDYVKDGKREQQVNYALSNSFGFGGTNGCMLFKKFEE, from the coding sequence ATGAACAGGGTAGTAGTCACAGGCGTTTCCGCCATCACCCCCCTTGGTAACGATATAGATACAAGCTGGGATAACCTCCTTGCAGGAAAGTCCGGTATTGCTGAAGTTACCGCCTTTGATGCCAGCGAATACACCGCCCGCATCGCAGGTGAAATCAAAGGTTTTGATGCCAAAGAATTCATCCCTCACAAACAGGCCAAGCGCATGGAAAGGTTCACACAGTTTGCTGTGGCAGCCAACCAGATGCTCATGGAGTCCACCGGACTCAAGCTTGAAGGGGATGACCGTGAACGCGCCGGAGTTATAATCGGTGTCGGCCTCGGTGGTCTTGAAACCATTGAAAAGCAGCACGCCAAACTGGAAAAATCCGGTCCCAAAAAAATCACACCTTTTTTTATCCCGATCATCATCGGCAACATGGCAGCCGGACAGGTTTCCATCTTTGCTGAAGCGCAGGGCCCGAACCTGTGCATGTGTACCGCATGCGCATCCGGAACCCACTCCATCGGCGCAGCATACACCGACATCATGCTCGGTCGTGCTGATGTAATGATCTGCGGTGGTGCTGAATCTACCATCACTCCGCTGGGCTTTGCCGGATTCACCGCCATGAAAGCCCTCTCCACCCGCAATGATGATCCCGCTACCGCATCCCGTCCCTTTGACGGTGGACGTGACGGCTTTGTCATGGGTGAAGGTGCAGGTCTGCTGCTGCTGGAATCCCTTGAGCACGCCCAGAAACGCGGCGCAGAAATTCTGGCTGAAGTTGTGGGATTTGGTGCATCTTCCGATGCCTACCACATGACCGCACCGCCGGAAGACGGCGCAGGCATGGCCCGGGCCATGAACGCAGCTATCCGCGAAGCCAAGATTGATCCTTCTGAAATCGATCACATCAATGCTCACGGAACATCCACCAAACTGAACGATTCCTGTGAAACCAAGGCTATTAAAAAAGTCTTCGGTGATCACGCTAAGAATATTGCCATCAGCGCGAACAAATCCCAGATCGGCCACCTTCTCGGTGGTGCGGGTGGTGTTGAAGCAGCTTTCGCTGTTAAAACCCTTTCAACCGGAATCATCCCCGGTACCGCAAACCAGATCGAAGCTGACCCTGAATGCGATCTCGATTACGTCAAAGACGGTAAGCGTGAGCAGCAGGTCAACTACGCACTGAGCAACTCGTTCGGCTTCGGCGGAACCAACGGCTGCATGCTGTTTAAAAAATTCGAAGAATAA
- a CDS encoding DUF177 domain-containing protein encodes MSELWITLNDLPEEGENFVFEDQNFWSEKWKQYKVAVNAGTPLISNVYVLPQDKGCLIRGGTSGSVTFACDRCTADFKHQISTDFEEYEQVSEDGDDELSPVVKTKEGLKLDIGALLWEHFAMALPIKPLCNKTCKGLCAKCGADLNKGDCDCEKKEGDPRLAVFRNLKIKN; translated from the coding sequence ATGTCTGAACTATGGATTACATTAAATGACCTCCCTGAAGAGGGAGAAAATTTCGTTTTTGAGGACCAGAACTTCTGGTCTGAAAAATGGAAACAGTATAAGGTGGCCGTCAACGCAGGCACACCTCTGATTTCTAACGTCTATGTCCTTCCGCAGGATAAAGGCTGCCTGATCAGAGGAGGTACCTCCGGGTCCGTAACATTTGCATGTGATAGATGTACGGCAGACTTCAAACACCAAATTTCTACCGATTTCGAGGAATATGAGCAGGTCTCAGAAGATGGGGATGATGAACTCTCTCCTGTTGTAAAGACCAAAGAAGGCTTAAAACTCGACATCGGTGCCCTCCTCTGGGAACATTTTGCAATGGCACTGCCCATTAAGCCTCTTTGCAATAAGACTTGCAAAGGTTTGTGCGCTAAGTGCGGAGCCGACCTTAATAAAGGCGATTGCGATTGTGAAAAGAAAGAGGGAGACCCAAGGCTTGCGGTTTTCCGCAATCTTAAGATAAAGAACTAA
- the plsX gene encoding phosphate acyltransferase PlsX, whose product MPNIIPRIAVDAMGGDYGLSVIVPAAVNAAKTGLPITLVGDEHMIRSELEKLDTGSCVIDIVHASQVVTMEDKPADAMRKKKDSSIQVACRLVKEGKADGVVSAGNSGATVACGMFTIGRIKGVLRPGMAGILPTEKKPMVLLDVGANVDSKPEHLFQFGIMADVLARDVLGYEKPRIGLLTIGEEEGKGNSLVKTTYDMLKNSSLNFVGNIEGRDIFTGDVDIAVCDGFVGNVALKLAEGLAHSFGSLLKGELKRDIVSKLGAMLAMKAFKRFSRLLDKSEYGGAPVLGLKGIVLVCHGKADSRAVEKAIEMAATFVKNDAVAHLKEGLAAHKEITAPEL is encoded by the coding sequence ATGCCTAACATAATACCCCGTATTGCCGTAGACGCCATGGGTGGCGATTACGGCCTTTCGGTTATTGTTCCGGCAGCGGTGAATGCCGCTAAAACGGGACTCCCGATTACGCTGGTAGGTGATGAGCACATGATCCGGTCCGAGCTTGAAAAGCTTGATACCGGATCATGTGTTATTGATATTGTCCATGCTTCTCAGGTTGTCACAATGGAAGACAAGCCTGCTGACGCTATGCGTAAGAAGAAGGACTCATCAATTCAAGTTGCATGCAGACTGGTCAAGGAAGGCAAAGCCGACGGTGTCGTCAGTGCCGGTAACTCCGGAGCCACGGTCGCCTGCGGCATGTTCACCATTGGTCGTATCAAGGGTGTCCTGCGTCCGGGTATGGCCGGAATTCTGCCCACGGAAAAGAAGCCCATGGTCCTGCTTGATGTAGGGGCCAATGTGGATTCCAAACCAGAACACCTCTTCCAGTTCGGCATCATGGCCGATGTACTGGCCCGTGATGTGCTGGGCTATGAAAAGCCCCGCATAGGTCTTTTGACCATCGGTGAAGAGGAAGGCAAAGGCAACTCACTGGTAAAGACCACCTACGATATGCTCAAAAATTCTTCCCTGAATTTTGTAGGCAACATTGAAGGACGCGATATTTTTACCGGTGATGTCGATATTGCCGTTTGTGACGGATTCGTGGGTAACGTGGCACTCAAGCTGGCTGAAGGGCTGGCTCACAGTTTCGGCAGCCTGCTGAAAGGCGAACTCAAGCGTGACATCGTTTCCAAGCTGGGAGCCATGCTCGCAATGAAAGCTTTCAAAAGATTCAGCAGACTGTTAGATAAGTCCGAATACGGCGGAGCTCCGGTTCTCGGACTGAAAGGAATTGTCCTTGTCTGCCATGGTAAAGCCGATTCCCGGGCAGTGGAAAAAGCCATTGAAATGGCTGCCACCTTTGTCAAAAACGATGCTGTCGCGCACCTAAAAGAAGGACTGGCCGCGCACAAGGAAATTACCGCACCCGAACTCTAG
- a CDS encoding TAXI family TRAP transporter solute-binding subunit has protein sequence MLKRLSCLVLACMLCLTFAAAPSQASDKNLIIATATTGGTYYPVGVAIGTLVSIKLAKADKITATAINSAGSGENVQMLKNKEADLAILQALFGLNAYKGEGPYKGKAFKDFRSITMLWENVEHFPLLNKYVKNGDISDLKTLDKKFSIGKRGSGTEGSGRTLLRIMGVDVKKDLVLEFLGYTPSAQAMMDGRISGANIPAGPPAAAITQLYAQLGANDVTVLEFTDAQLAKIQKEYPIWSRYVIPAKTYPSQDKEIRTIAQPNFLACRADLPDEVVYKITKTIFENLPFLNNIHKATKAMSLERATAGLPAPLHPGAEKFYREVGVIK, from the coding sequence ATGCTTAAAAGACTATCATGCCTAGTTTTGGCCTGTATGCTCTGTCTGACCTTTGCTGCCGCCCCTTCACAAGCAAGTGACAAAAACCTGATCATCGCCACCGCTACCACCGGTGGAACATACTACCCTGTGGGCGTTGCCATCGGAACACTGGTCAGCATCAAACTCGCCAAAGCAGACAAAATCACCGCCACAGCCATCAACTCTGCCGGGTCCGGTGAAAACGTGCAGATGCTCAAGAACAAAGAAGCAGACCTCGCCATTCTTCAGGCACTCTTCGGCCTTAACGCATACAAGGGCGAAGGTCCGTACAAGGGCAAGGCATTCAAAGATTTCCGCTCAATCACCATGCTCTGGGAGAATGTTGAGCATTTCCCCCTGCTCAACAAGTACGTAAAAAATGGCGATATTTCCGATCTCAAAACTCTGGACAAAAAATTTTCCATCGGCAAACGCGGTAGCGGCACCGAAGGTTCAGGGCGCACTCTACTCAGAATTATGGGTGTAGATGTAAAAAAGGATCTCGTTCTTGAATTCCTCGGCTACACTCCTTCCGCACAGGCTATGATGGACGGACGTATTTCCGGAGCAAACATTCCCGCAGGCCCCCCCGCAGCAGCCATCACCCAGCTCTACGCTCAGCTTGGAGCGAATGATGTTACCGTGCTTGAATTCACCGATGCGCAGCTTGCAAAAATCCAGAAGGAATACCCCATCTGGAGCCGTTACGTAATCCCTGCAAAGACCTATCCTTCTCAGGACAAAGAAATCAGAACTATCGCCCAGCCCAACTTTCTGGCCTGTCGTGCTGATCTGCCCGACGAAGTAGTCTACAAAATCACCAAAACAATATTCGAAAACCTGCCCTTCCTGAATAATATCCACAAAGCAACCAAAGCCATGTCGCTGGAACGCGCCACAGCAGGGTTGCCCGCGCCCCTGCATCCCGGTGCTGAAAAATTCTACCGCGAAGTCGGTGTGATTAAATAA
- a CDS encoding gamma-glutamyltransferase family protein — protein MSPYETSSHNLPEFTFNSRRSPVYATKGMVASSQPLATEAGLEILRAGGNAADAAIAVAAALAVVEPCSTGLGGDAFALYYDADDKTVSALNGSGKSAQDISLEKITAMGIFGELPLRHAMTVNVPGALALWADLVEQHGSLNLSKILSPAIRYAMQGFPVSPVTAQLWSEGTEILLKSPGGEQLLLDNKAPRCGEVMLNRNLGLTLARLADCTPTEAKKSFYQGDIAERIIKIIRNNGGFITRNDMADHCSLFQESISINYRGYEIHECPPNGQGLAALLALNTLADIDVAGLGSPYSAKRMHHLIEAMRLGFADARQHVADPQHYLPPLQELLSPAYGAKRASQIIPDRTNPEAKSGVPVNSSDTVYFCVVDKDGNGCSMVNSNYMGFGTGIVPDELGFPLQNRGHNFSLDPAHPNVLAGGKRSYHTIIPGICLRGDKTLHSTFGVMGGFMQPQGHMQVISAMLDDGDDPQEALNRLRFCIEPGEAGSNICLEEGLPSDTIDKLSAMGHDIEIRSGYNRTLFGRGQIIVRDSDKGTLCAGCDPRSDGYAAGLC, from the coding sequence ATGTCCCCTTATGAAACTTCAAGTCACAACCTCCCTGAATTCACTTTCAATTCGCGTCGCTCCCCGGTTTACGCAACCAAGGGCATGGTAGCTTCAAGCCAGCCGCTGGCGACCGAAGCAGGACTGGAAATCCTTAGAGCAGGCGGTAATGCGGCAGACGCAGCCATTGCTGTAGCAGCAGCCCTTGCCGTGGTTGAGCCGTGCAGTACAGGTTTGGGTGGTGATGCATTCGCGCTCTATTACGATGCAGATGATAAAACAGTGTCCGCCCTGAACGGCTCCGGTAAATCCGCGCAGGATATTTCATTGGAAAAAATCACAGCCATGGGCATCTTCGGAGAACTCCCCCTACGCCACGCCATGACCGTCAACGTTCCCGGTGCCCTCGCCCTCTGGGCCGATCTAGTGGAACAGCACGGAAGTCTCAACCTTTCCAAAATTCTTAGTCCGGCAATCCGCTACGCCATGCAAGGTTTCCCGGTTAGCCCGGTCACCGCTCAATTATGGAGCGAAGGAACCGAAATTTTGCTAAAAAGTCCCGGCGGAGAACAGCTGCTTCTAGACAATAAAGCACCCCGTTGCGGTGAAGTCATGCTTAACCGCAATCTGGGATTGACTCTTGCCCGCCTTGCCGATTGTACGCCTACTGAAGCAAAAAAATCATTTTACCAAGGTGATATTGCTGAAAGAATCATTAAAATTATCCGCAACAACGGCGGCTTTATCACCCGCAACGATATGGCTGACCATTGCTCCCTTTTTCAGGAATCCATCAGCATTAATTACCGTGGTTATGAAATTCACGAATGCCCGCCCAACGGGCAAGGTTTAGCGGCCCTGCTGGCCCTGAATACCCTTGCGGATATTGATGTAGCCGGACTGGGTTCACCCTATTCAGCAAAACGCATGCACCATCTCATCGAAGCTATGCGGCTGGGATTTGCCGATGCCCGCCAGCATGTGGCTGACCCGCAGCATTACTTGCCACCGCTCCAAGAGCTTCTTTCACCAGCTTATGGAGCCAAAAGAGCCAGTCAAATTATCCCGGACCGGACCAACCCGGAAGCTAAATCAGGGGTTCCGGTCAATTCATCTGATACAGTATATTTCTGCGTTGTAGATAAGGATGGTAACGGCTGCTCCATGGTCAATTCCAACTACATGGGTTTCGGTACCGGAATCGTGCCTGATGAACTGGGATTCCCCTTGCAAAACCGAGGGCACAACTTTTCTCTCGATCCGGCCCATCCCAATGTACTTGCAGGCGGCAAGCGCAGCTACCATACGATCATTCCCGGAATCTGTCTGCGCGGAGATAAAACCCTGCACTCAACCTTCGGAGTCATGGGCGGATTCATGCAACCGCAAGGACACATGCAAGTAATATCGGCCATGCTTGATGACGGGGACGATCCGCAGGAAGCATTGAACAGACTGCGATTCTGCATTGAACCGGGCGAAGCTGGCAGTAATATATGCCTTGAGGAAGGCCTGCCCAGCGATACCATAGATAAACTTTCCGCCATGGGGCATGATATTGAAATACGAAGCGGATACAACCGCACCCTTTTCGGGCGGGGACAAATAATAGTGCGCGATTCGGACAAAGGAACGCTCTGTGCCGGGTGTGATCCCCGATCTGATGGATATGCTGCCGGACTGTGTTAA
- the rpmB gene encoding 50S ribosomal protein L28, with translation MSQVCDICGKGPQTGNNVSHAHNKSKRRFMPNLQKVRTQLPSGEVKSIKACTRCIRSGAVIKPVANKKVS, from the coding sequence ATGTCCCAGGTATGCGATATATGCGGTAAAGGTCCTCAGACTGGCAACAACGTTTCCCATGCTCACAACAAGTCCAAGAGACGTTTCATGCCTAACCTGCAGAAAGTCCGCACTCAGCTTCCCAGCGGTGAAGTAAAAAGCATTAAAGCTTGTACTCGCTGCATCCGCTCCGGTGCTGTTATTAAGCCCGTAGCAAACAAAAAAGTAAGCTAG
- a CDS encoding 50S ribosomal protein L32 yields the protein MAQPKKKTSKSRRNMRRSHDHVATPNVVYCECGEPIIAHRACSSCGTYKGRQVINSEDA from the coding sequence ATGGCACAGCCGAAAAAGAAAACATCCAAATCCCGCAGAAACATGCGTCGTTCACACGACCACGTAGCAACCCCTAACGTAGTATACTGCGAATGCGGTGAACCTATCATCGCGCACAGAGCTTGCTCTTCTTGCGGAACTTATAAAGGTCGTCAGGTAATCAATTCCGAAGATGCCTAA
- a CDS encoding TRAP transporter permease: MADNISKKPAVKKNSDGETLAIKRVIEGNTAKLLYATGIICSLFHLWVNTIGIMPEIQRNAVHYSFMLFIGFLQYPLLKRHARETLPIDSFLAILSFATGLYLVFFEDALHMRNEVPIMADLIAAGLAIVLLMEITRRTTGLLIPCLAAIFLFYGLGGGQYLDGLWHFPGVTIQRMLYRMYFAPDGIFGTIATISSTFVFLFVLFASFLIKSGAGEFIIKLAMASMGRTIGGPAKMAVFASGFMGSVSGSAVANTVGTGSITIPMMKKTGFPSKFAGGVEAATSTGGQLMPPIMGAGAFIMSQWTQIPYLTIVGVALIPAIMYFVSVAFFVHLRAKKLGIKPIPEEDIPRIGEVMKEGWNFFIPIGALMGLLMYGFTPTFAACGGIAAIVVSSWLNPKTRMSGRDIMDALASGGQNMVTTGVILLCSGIVVGVVLMVGMGIKFSMLITMIAGNSMMLTIIMVAIASLVLGMGLPVTASYIVLAVLAAPAMQMLGTSLIAAHMLIFWYSQDANVTPPVCLAAYSASGISGSKPLETGFESWKIAKGLYIIPLLFCYTPILFEGPLWQVAETVITATAGLFCFAVFFEGFNTYALNIGQRLLYAGTATLLLWPDMRLHVAGAALLIVMMLRERSVFRKQVFEPV; encoded by the coding sequence ATGGCCGACAATATTTCTAAAAAGCCGGCAGTCAAAAAAAATTCAGACGGTGAGACCCTTGCGATTAAACGAGTAATCGAGGGCAACACTGCCAAATTACTTTATGCCACGGGCATTATCTGTTCCCTTTTCCATCTCTGGGTCAATACCATCGGCATCATGCCGGAAATTCAGCGTAACGCTGTTCATTATTCTTTCATGCTCTTTATCGGATTCCTGCAATATCCCCTGCTCAAACGGCACGCCCGTGAGACTCTGCCAATTGACTCTTTTCTGGCAATTCTGTCATTTGCAACAGGTCTATATCTCGTATTTTTCGAAGATGCCCTGCACATGCGTAATGAAGTGCCGATCATGGCAGACCTCATTGCAGCGGGATTAGCGATTGTACTGCTCATGGAAATAACCCGACGAACTACCGGACTGCTTATCCCCTGTCTGGCTGCAATATTTTTGTTCTACGGACTAGGCGGCGGGCAGTATCTGGATGGACTCTGGCATTTTCCGGGCGTGACCATTCAGCGCATGCTTTACCGCATGTACTTTGCGCCGGACGGCATATTCGGGACCATTGCCACTATATCAAGTACATTTGTATTCCTGTTCGTGCTCTTTGCATCATTCCTGATTAAATCAGGAGCCGGGGAATTCATCATTAAGCTGGCTATGGCAAGTATGGGCAGGACTATTGGTGGTCCAGCCAAAATGGCTGTATTTGCTTCCGGCTTTATGGGATCGGTTTCCGGCAGCGCGGTGGCAAATACTGTAGGCACAGGGTCCATAACCATTCCCATGATGAAAAAAACCGGATTCCCCAGCAAATTTGCCGGGGGTGTGGAAGCGGCAACCTCCACAGGCGGTCAGCTCATGCCGCCCATCATGGGCGCAGGCGCATTCATCATGAGCCAGTGGACCCAGATTCCTTACCTGACCATTGTCGGCGTGGCCCTCATTCCGGCGATCATGTATTTTGTCAGCGTGGCTTTTTTCGTTCATTTAAGGGCCAAAAAGCTGGGCATCAAACCCATTCCCGAAGAAGACATCCCCCGCATCGGCGAAGTCATGAAAGAAGGCTGGAATTTCTTCATTCCCATTGGCGCACTCATGGGGCTGCTCATGTACGGCTTTACTCCCACATTTGCTGCCTGCGGCGGCATTGCAGCAATTGTAGTATCAAGCTGGCTCAATCCCAAAACCCGCATGTCAGGGCGTGATATCATGGATGCCCTTGCTTCCGGCGGTCAGAATATGGTCACCACCGGGGTTATCCTGCTCTGTTCCGGTATTGTGGTCGGCGTGGTGCTCATGGTCGGCATGGGTATCAAATTTTCCATGCTCATTACCATGATCGCAGGAAACAGCATGATGCTGACCATCATCATGGTTGCCATTGCATCCCTTGTATTGGGCATGGGCCTGCCTGTAACCGCATCCTACATCGTTCTGGCGGTCCTTGCTGCCCCGGCCATGCAAATGCTCGGCACAAGCCTCATCGCGGCCCATATGCTTATTTTCTGGTACTCTCAGGATGCCAACGTGACCCCGCCGGTCTGCCTTGCTGCTTACAGTGCTTCGGGCATATCGGGGTCGAAGCCGTTGGAAACAGGTTTTGAGTCGTGGAAAATAGCCAAGGGACTGTACATCATCCCCCTGCTTTTCTGCTACACCCCGATTCTTTTTGAAGGGCCGCTCTGGCAGGTTGCCGAGACCGTAATCACCGCCACTGCGGGATTATTCTGCTTTGCGGTATTCTTTGAAGGGTTCAACACTTATGCTTTGAATATAGGTCAACGGTTGCTCTACGCGGGCACTGCAACACTACTGCTCTGGCCTGACATGAGGCTTCATGTAGCTGGTGCGGCTTTATTGATTGTAATGATGTTGCGTGAGAGGTCGGTGTTCAGGAAGCAGGTATTTGAGCCAGTTTAA
- the fabG gene encoding 3-oxoacyl-[acyl-carrier-protein] reductase: MSELPSTALVTGGSRGIGEACAKRLAKDGFEVIITFVSRPDGADKVCAEIEAAGGKARSFKLDSSDREAVTSFFKEEIKGKVKLDVLVNNAGITRDGLLVRMKDDDWDKVLDINLTGAFTCLRESAKIMMKQRYGRIINISSVVGQAGNAGQANYASAKAGLLGLTKASAIELAPRGVTVNAITPGFIQTDMTAELPEKVMAQMTDSIPLKKLGTSDDIANAVSFLAKDESGYITGQTLAVNGGMYM, from the coding sequence ATGAGTGAACTGCCAAGCACCGCCCTAGTAACGGGTGGTTCCAGAGGAATCGGAGAAGCCTGCGCCAAGAGGCTCGCCAAAGACGGCTTTGAAGTGATCATCACTTTTGTAAGCCGCCCCGACGGAGCTGATAAAGTCTGCGCTGAGATTGAAGCAGCAGGCGGCAAGGCCCGCTCATTCAAGCTTGATTCTTCTGACCGTGAAGCTGTAACCTCTTTCTTCAAGGAAGAGATTAAAGGTAAAGTAAAGCTGGATGTTCTGGTAAACAATGCCGGAATCACCCGCGACGGTCTGCTGGTCCGCATGAAGGATGACGACTGGGACAAAGTTCTGGACATCAACCTGACCGGAGCCTTTACCTGCCTGCGTGAATCCGCAAAGATCATGATGAAGCAGCGTTACGGTAGAATCATCAACATTTCCTCTGTAGTTGGACAGGCCGGTAATGCCGGACAGGCCAACTACGCATCGGCCAAGGCCGGCCTTCTCGGGCTGACCAAGGCCAGCGCCATCGAGCTTGCTCCGCGCGGTGTCACTGTGAATGCCATTACCCCGGGATTCATTCAGACCGACATGACCGCAGAACTGCCTGAAAAAGTCATGGCGCAGATGACGGATAGCATACCGCTGAAAAAACTCGGCACATCCGATGATATAGCAAATGCGGTTTCTTTCCTTGCCAAGGACGAATCCGGTTATATCACAGGCCAGACTCTCGCTGTTAACGGCGGGATGTACATGTAA
- a CDS encoding STAS/SEC14 domain-containing protein gives MITIMKESSGPMLAVTATGKVSSEDYTEIWIPALQKTITEHGKCRCLLYMDENFKGWDLKAMWEDTKFGFAHRNDFDKLAVVGGPSWVEWGTKVAGILVSGEVKTYPAEELDAALKWAAE, from the coding sequence ATGATCACCATCATGAAAGAAAGCAGCGGTCCAATGCTGGCCGTAACCGCCACAGGCAAGGTTTCCAGCGAAGATTATACCGAGATCTGGATTCCGGCCCTTCAAAAAACAATTACTGAGCACGGCAAATGCAGATGTTTGCTCTATATGGATGAAAATTTCAAAGGCTGGGACTTAAAAGCCATGTGGGAAGATACTAAATTCGGATTCGCCCACCGCAATGATTTTGACAAACTGGCTGTTGTCGGCGGGCCATCATGGGTGGAATGGGGAACCAAAGTGGCTGGAATACTAGTTAGTGGAGAAGTTAAAACTTATCCTGCTGAGGAGCTTGATGCAGCTCTGAAATGGGCTGCGGAATAA
- a CDS encoding acyl carrier protein — protein sequence MSAAEKVKAIIVDQLGVSEDEIKDEASFVEDLGADSLDLTELIMAMEEEFDVEIEDEEAQKILKVKDAVAFVEGKQ from the coding sequence ATGTCCGCAGCTGAAAAAGTAAAAGCAATTATCGTAGACCAGCTTGGCGTATCCGAAGACGAAATTAAAGACGAAGCATCTTTTGTTGAAGATCTCGGCGCTGACTCTCTCGACCTTACCGAACTCATCATGGCTATGGAAGAAGAGTTCGACGTTGAAATCGAAGACGAAGAAGCTCAGAAGATCCTTAAAGTCAAGGATGCTGTAGCATTCGTTGAAGGCAAGCAGTAG